tcaacaaataactcagtcaattgttggttttcacttgtttttctataaGTTTTCATGCTCTTTTGGAACTTTTTCAAAGGGAAAGTTCAATCACTTCTAAATTCGTGCACGATTTCAGTTTGAAGTGCTCTACATTTTTAACTTCtatttccatttttgtaaaaatgtaaataggAGTGACTAACACTTAATATTTACAGTTCACTCTAAAGAACATCAACATACAATATTTGTGATTGAAATATAAGACTGGTCATTCTACATTTTTCGGGCCAAAGCAAAGATACAGCAAACCAACACATGCAAAAAGTAGGaaattttccgtagaattcaaTACACTATTGCActatttttaccattttgaaGTAGGGAATCACATTGGAAATAGCCGCCAAAGTTGGTGGCAAAAGTCTtttaggtttttgaaaaaaaatatgttttgtatcaaaaaaagtttcgaataaTAAATGTGCAACTTTTTATTTCGGATCGATCTATTCCAGttagatgtcaaaaaattaatcaaataaacaatttaatggaaaaaaaaattgatattattggtGAGGTCTTAGTTATTGATGGAGGTAAAACTGtgctacaaattttaaaattgtttccaaactatgcgcaaaatcttttttttaacggTCAtccggggggggggggggaggtaAGTAAGATCAATTGAAGTGGAGGccataaagcggtggtttttacttttaagcccagtgaagtgggtgggtatcaagctagtattttatataataaacgtaaataataatattgtattgttttaaatcacTTGGAAGTATATACTATTTTTggtaatgatataaaattaagttatcaatgattaatttaaataatacgacagagatattatcaatatttttgttttattttaaataagtaattttgtttatcattatttatgtgaaaatttgtaaagattAAAACGTTTTGTTTTTCATCCTTGAAAATcactcaaatttcaaattttaaatttattatttatttactcgcTTTTGTGCATCAAAATTGTTTGTTGATATTAGATATCCTGATGCTTTTGTTCTTTCTATCTGAGATATTGAATCTGTTTTTCTTCAAAGAGATATTTTATGGGCACAAATAATCTTTCGCTAATAACGTTTCTCATGTAGTCAATGCATCCCACGACAATTTCCATTAGGTACCTGATTGTATTgaacaacaaaatttcattttgagcTGAAAATTGCTCGATATcatcattttcgaaaaattcgatACAAAATAACTCCTTTTAACCTATATTGGATGTGATGCACATtaggaagaatttttttttctttggtgcAATTTATGccattaaatgataataattccCTCTCAAAAATTTGGATTCAGCGCATCAAAAACCTTCGGAAAAGTAAACTCACGTTTCTCCACTATATATATTGTCACAAACGTTGAGGTTtggtaaaaattatcaaaatttaaaaaaatatacgattttgtttttggttaaataaaagaaatgtgGGGTTCGGTAGGATATTTCTGTCCCACTTTATGGGTTTAAATCGAGAAAGCATAAGTTCGTATGAattttgttgagtacactcagacaaacattttccacctaCTCTCATAAAAATCTACTGGCGATGAATCGATTCAAATACCTTATTTCCTAGATTAAAGtgcttacaataaaataatagcctaaaaaaatcatcagtttttttctttgtttactCCACATTCTTTTCCTTTGTTTATTCAATAAACCCGAAAAAGTTCCTACATACTTGCtggaaattatatgtttttaacatCTTAGCTATTGcatacctatatattttaaactaaaggtgatttttctttttagatattttggaACAGAACGAGAATATAATGTATTAGTTATGGATTTATTAGGACCTTCACTGGaagatttatttaacttttgtgCACGTCGATTTACaacaaaaacagttttaatgCTTGCTGATCAAACAATTTCACGTATTGAATATGTTCACTGTAAAAACTTTATACATCGTGATATAAAACCTGATAATTTTTTGATGGGCATTGGACGTcattgtaacaaaatatttctaattgatTTTGGTTTAGCTAAAAAATTCCGTGATTCACGTACTCGAATGCATATCCGATATAGGGaggataaaaatttaactggcaCAGCACGATATGCGTCAATAAATGCACATCTGGGTATTGAACAGAGCCGTCGTGATGATATGGAATCACTTGGTTATGTATTGATGTATTTTAATAGAGGCTGCTTGCCGTGGCAAGGTTTAAAAGCAGCcaccaaaaaacaaaagtatgaaaaaattagTGAGAAAAAAATGTCAACACCGGTTGAAGTATTGTGTAAGgtaacttgattttttttattaattgtttttactgcttttcaaaataaaataggtGCATGtttagttttgatattttatcaaGGTGAGTTTTTTAACAATTAGATTACTACTTTGAAATACATAGTTTACTATCAAAATagtaattgaatttttcaaatgattcgactgctaaaaaaaaaacttaggctctgttaaatcatagaaaaatatatctCTGTGATCACTATAAGAATGCTTTAACCCCACTCATTCAGATTAATAAAGGAAAAGGCCtattgatgtttttattttctaaacacTTCTCAATATGTAATTGTATAAATTCCATATTGAGAAGCTCCACCATAGGACAGTCTCTATGATAATATTAAAGCCAAAATTTCAGAACATAAATAAcgacaaaatttatcaaaatgtcaGCGAATTTTCtctcaattataatatttccttTAATTTGGAAAAGGGATTACTAATGGAAActgtaaaaatagtttaaaatgcccTTATTGAGCTTTCATCTTTATATTGTTCGTAATAAAGatggcaaaaaataatttcattatttatatattgacatttgatattttgaaataagaaCTCTGTCTACCTGTAAATCCAGCGGTGGATATCGAtgctttttttgttattaacattACTCGAAACCGAACAATATCGATAGTTTGTAGTTCAAATACTTCATATCATATTCATATACAACACTTGTTATTATGTTTTGCAAACTAAGTACATGCAAAATCTCTTTCAtccattttatcaaaaagaatCTTTTTATAATTGCCTCCAAACTAAGCCACGTTCCTTTATGGATATCAGTTGTAAGCTACTCATTATGATACATATCAGTattgaaataatgattttactaATGGAACACaagtgtataattttttttctcttaacaaaaaataacaggGTTTCCCAGCCGAATTTGGAATGTACTTGAATTATTGTCGTGGTTTACGATTCGATGAAGCGCCAGATTATATGTATTTACGACAATTATTTAGAATTCTATTCCGTACATTAAATCATCAATATGATTATACATTCGATTGGACGATACTAAAACAAAAAGCAGCTACATTATCATCGAATATCACAACTGGCACACAAGCACAGACATCACAAGGTGTGACCCAACAAGCAGGTACGTCCGCAACCAACTGTAATCCACCATTGTAATTTATTCAATTCCTATTCAaagattttcttcaaaaaattattattattataactttgtaattttaattttttttaattttcttgttttgggtaattaaaattaatataaaataacactGACAAACActgtttatataattatataatatgagaaatgaaaatgatctcAGTACTCGATTCAGCAGTCAAGTCAGTCGTCAATCGCACGATACATCGTGtctttatcaataataataataataataataaataaataaataaataaaaattgtgttcttacttaaaaagataaaatatagaaaaaaaattaatatatgtgaacaattgaaaagaaaaaatttcacttcatgaaatgattaaataaattaatcgtttccatgatatttttatataaaaacaaattaaaatattattctctgTGCGTTGAGAAAGAGGACGATCAAGCTGGATGAAGGGAGGAGGGAGTTTTAAGGTAGTGAGGTGTGTAgatcattatatatatatataaatatatatatatatatatataaaattaataaaaaaatatacatacatcagtgtagacttaaaaaaaattgtttatgctgttaattattatattatgtatattgtatGATGAACTGTTATTTGTAAAATCCTGGGTACATTCTGGGAACAATATTCTCCGAAACTTATAAATATAgtgaaaacaaatgaattaatcatccttatctttatatatatattgtaaaagattattaattatatgtaccaatttttttttcttaatctttaAATATGGAACtgtaattttggaatttgattttttttaaccgacatCAAACTAAAAAGAGGCGGTTCTcgattcgactgtatttttttaatgtttgttacctcagaacttttgaatgggtgaactgattttgataattctttttctattaaaaGATGGTGCCCCCCATTTGCTCGCGTTTCAAATTTATCCAGTTCTAACAACACCCTTTTCGTATTCGACAAGGAGAAataagaaaaccatataagtcttgaataattcaatatcgcgccaatcgatttcgattattctttttttaatgacaaattagttagtgtatcTCAGGttcattaaatagaaaaaaaaaccattacaaaacaaattaatatgcactaaaaagtaaaaaaataattgcgtattcttctgaataacaaacaataataataatttgattggcttttaagtagtctaatattttttatttcattttacttcggagaattctaaaaaatattttgattattgtttgttattcagaagaataagcaattattttttaagttcttaGTGCATACTAATTTGCTTTGAAATAgttcaatatttaataagaaaatcaatacaattttaattgaaaacgattttagttgattttttgttcTTCGATGAAGTTAATCAGTTTTAGGAGTACATTATAGCGTATAGGATTTATacataatagggaatattcatgaatttttttttttttaatatttttaattcgttgTTTATACCGTtatattatagtaaaaaattaaatactgtttaaaaaggctgtaattaagtgtaaaaaaaatttcaaatagagaataattttcagatgtttaaacgcagtcctttaggtgctctctgttgatgacgtattaatatgtgatctgtctattggtgacagttcaatgtataatttacactttaaaaaatgaatttacaacacagattTTACGCAAGTTattataagttttctaataaaaagtagaataatataactcaatgtaataccatacaaaatataagtaattaataccatatagtatgtcaacaaatctgacaagccaatactatgacgtcgcgtccgttttaaaatttgaatttccgtttaagaaatttgaatttctctcactgaaattgtacttttattaattaattttaagttattaaaaatatattaacccTTTAGCTACTAGTGGTACTTATCAGTCCTGATTTTTACTACCTCTGAAACCCCAGCATGTgaaataatggaaattttttggtgctgcttgaTGTTTTGATATCTCGAATAGTTTACGAATAcggatttctttaaaaaattcaaaaattatttaccaaacCGGAGATAAAATTTGGGTACTTCAAGGTACCACTAAGGGATTCATACAACaataaaactcaaattatttaaatttcaaaaataatttaatattttcttattataatctttaacaatcgaaataattaccaataaataaattaatcctGGTGGTAATGaaggaaacaatttttttccttgttACAGCATAAAAAAATTCCACAAGCTGAGCACTTTGAAAAAGGTCTTGATTGTATTCCATAACAGCGGCACTGTTCACACCTTCCTCTTTGATTCCCAAATCGTGCCCAATGAGCACCTCTATTACTTAGTCGTAAGTCTTGAGATAccgaataattatattttctctttTGCGGACGATTACCATAGCTGATGCGTGAATTTGACAATCTTGATGTAGAAGGTAAAGTAGCACCTTTTACTGCTAGTCCATTTGTGACAGCTCTACGAAACTCCAACACGCTCATTTTAGTTCGAGCTtggcaataaattatatatgcatttatCAAAGAAATTTCTATCATTCCAAAAAGTAAACGGTGCCACCATTTCTTAGATCTTCTGTCTAAATTATATAAACTGCGTAGATGATCGGCTCGATCGACACCACCCATAAATTTTCCATAATCGCATATTACTTCGGGACACTTTATTGGATGTTTTTCCCCTTTTTTATCTCTTCTTTCTACTGTAGTTTCTTTACTACCATTATAATTTGAGGCCAAGAGAACTGGTCGATTATCCATCCATTTACAGAATGTAATGCCTGTGTTACTTGTCTTGTGATCGAAATCGCCTCTTTTCATGTGCTTATCATTAATGGTAGGAGGAATACCTTTTCTATTTTGTCGTATAGTGCCGCAGGCGAAAGTTCCTTcaactttcaatttttccaaCAATCGTAACGATGTGAAGaaattatcgaaataaataattttttgtttcccccAATGCTCTTCAGTCATTTCTAACACAACGCGTTCacctaaattgtaattttcaaattttttgtcaacTTGACCGGTTTTCCCTTGATATACATCGAATTTCTTTACGAATCCACATTTATCCGCCAAGATCCATAACTTATAACCTCTTTTCACAGGTTTCATTGGATTATATTGTTTAATCGTGGATCTTCCTTTGAAAAGGATCATGGCTTCATCTACAGCCAGCTCTCTTGAACCATAGTAATAATGCTTAAATTGTTCGTTCAAAATGTCTATCAAAGGCCTTACTTTGTATAGTTTATCATTactatttgttataaatgtatTGTCGTTGATATGAATATTGGAAAGTATCGTTTCAAATCGCGTCCGTGTCATAATATTCCTTACAAACGGAACGTCATAATCTTTATCGGTTgaccaataatttttaatggaagGTAATTGGTGATAccccataaaaaaattcaatgcaaAGAACGATAAAAGTTCATCTTCggtaagttttaagtttttatttttttgggtggCATATAAATTCGATTGGAAAGTTATGTGTTTTATTGCAGGACCCAttacctttataaaaaaatcagtgGGTGTCTCACAATCGGAAATTTCGTCTAAATTTACACCTGCAAGAGAACAGAATTTCAATACatactaaaatattatgatgGTTACCGTATACCTTCTGGCAAATAATAAGGACCAATATTCTtatcttcttcaatttttttccaagtcctgcattcatgtaaaatatttgtaatatcttGTAATGTAGATGGTACCGCAGGTCCCATTTCAATATCTAATTCTTCGTCTTCATTAAACATGTTAtctaaatttctttcaaaaacatCCGTAAAGTGATCAGTATTATTATCCTCCTCCTGTTCAAAATCATCCTCTTCATCGGTTTGTTCAGATAAATCGAATGGAATATCTTCTTCAAGTATTCTTATTAACTCATCATCAGTCATAGCTCTATTTCTCGAACACATTTTCAATTACTGTactaaaatcgatttatttcaaatactattttattgtttcaaaataatatcataacaATGCTTACAAAagcattgtacttacttaatGGTACTTACGAGTccagtttatattttttgatatttaaagatgaacaatttaataaaataaaactattttatacagGCACATTCAAaacacattaattattaataaaaatccacatatttaattaaaaattcaaaattatacctGAATTTTGTTCGATAATTTACACTAAAATACGCAATTATAACCTTTGACAAGAACTGAGTCTCAATTAGTGTAAACATGCTGTTATTGCaagttttttcaagtttttgaatCATAATCCGTATAAGAATACATTAAACTTTAAAGTACCACCAAAATAtctagaaataaatattgttaataagttTTACAGAGAATTCAAATAGTCGGTACACTGAAGTACCACTAGTAGCTTCCTAGAGAAACAGTGTCGGTAGTTAAGGggttaattactaaaataaaggtttagttgaaatgtccagccaataaagttaatgaaaaaaacatttgaaccaaaattaaattacatgaatattccctattcagaCAAGTCACGCTGGGGCaagttaaaaatatcataatttcttTGAACTTCGTTATTAACtcgataaatgtaaaataaaaacaatcgcaataaaatttgtagaatgAAAACTGTTTTAGGCAACTCATAGTTTGACAAATGCGGTTAAAGCGCAtgcttttttgttgttgttataaacTTTGGTATCTTCTAATCTTCGTTTGTAAAttcaattaaagtatttttttttcgaaaatttttgacgtaaaaatttgaaatgatattaaaattagctcaatttaagaaaagaattaaatttcgatGAAAGGGGATGAAATTCGTAACTAAGCATTCAACTATAAAATTCGAACAAATATGAGCCAAAAGtattaaaaagctaaaaatCGCTTTTCTTTCGTTGCAATTTCAAAAGTACAAtttattcgaaagaaaaaaaaaattgtctatcaagtaaaataaaatgattgaaaataattatcaaaatgtaGTTGTCACTCACGTAcagaaaaattacaataagTTCAACTATTGTACAAACTTTTATGGATTTTCTACACTTGTTAAatctaaagttttaaaaatgctctcttttgaaatataatctATCAAAATCCAAAgtcttcaattttataattttcactttttcgatgttcaaataaaatttgcgtTACATATTTCTTTGCATTAAATGTATAATGCccttatatcaattatatactTCATAATTATCTTTACATGAAACAAATTACAgttgtttaacaaaataaagaatatttatatattgaaaaacaaaatttgtaaagaaaatttatttatgaaaaatttttatgattgaattttaaaaaacaaaaattaagaaaaacagattacatttttaaaaccattttgaaCGTTGTGagtactaatttaatttttccacattttgaaaatacaaaatcacataaaaaatttattgtataaatattttaaaaacaaattatgtaaattaaaactaaaaaatgtataagTAATCAAATAATCAGTGATTTATATAATGATTATCAAAGATAATCAATAAGAACTCTTTAGatgtatgaaattaaattttaatttgcttcaATTTCtagattatttcataaatacgcTACGTCAACAAACTTAGACTCACATTGTTTTCTAGTATAAAAAGAGTCTAGTAAAGCTCTCAGcctttttcaatgaattttatgaacttctgattaataaaataccactttaattaaataagaaggattagtattttattttttaaaacataattgaattgttttttaaatgtctgCCTTAACGT
This genomic interval from Chrysoperla carnea chromosome 1, inChrCarn1.1, whole genome shotgun sequence contains the following:
- the LOC123290396 gene encoding casein kinase I-like isoform X1, with product MAPILGIKDFLISHKYRLIRKIGSGSFGDIYLGINISNGEEVAVKVEPLQARHPQLLYESKLYKILHGGVGIPHIRYFGTEREYNVLVMDLLGPSLEDLFNFCARRFTTKTVLMLADQTISRIEYVHCKNFIHRDIKPDNFLMGIGRHCNKIFLIDFGLAKKFRDSRTRMHIRYREDKNLTGTARYASINAHLGIEQSRRDDMESLGYVLMYFNRGCLPWQGLKAATKKQKYEKISEKKMSTPVEVLCKGFPAEFGMYLNYCRGLRFDEAPDYMYLRQLFRILFRTLNHQYDYTFDWTILKQKAATLSSNITTGTQAQTSQGVTQQAGTSATNCNPPL
- the LOC123290396 gene encoding casein kinase I-like isoform X2, yielding MAPILGIKDFLISHKYRLIRKIGSGSFGDIYLGINISNGEEVAVKVEPLQARHPQLLYESKLYKILHGGVGIPHIRYFGTEREYNVLVMDLLGPSLEDLFNFCARRFTTKTVLMLADQTISRIEYVHCKNFIHRDIKPDNFLMGIGRHCNKIFLIDFGLAKKFRDSRTRMHIRYREDKNLTGTARYASINAHLGIEQSRRDDMESLGYVLMYFNRGCLPWQGLKAATKKQKYEKISEKKMSTPVEVLCKGFPAEFGMYLNYCRGLRFDEAPDYMYLRQLFRILFRTLNHQYDYTFDWTILKQKAATLSSNITTGTQAQTSQGVTQQAA
- the LOC123290397 gene encoding uncharacterized protein LOC123290397; translated protein: MCSRNRAMTDDELIRILEEDIPFDLSEQTDEEDDFEQEEDNNTDHFTDVFERNLDNMFNEDEELDIEMGPAVPSTLQDITNILHECRTWKKIEEDKNIGPYYLPEGIR
- the LOC123290396 gene encoding casein kinase I-like isoform X3, with translation MAPILGIKDFLISHKYRLIRKIGSGSFGDIYLGINISNGEEVAVKVEPLQARHPQLLYESKLYKILHGGVGIPHIRYFGTEREYNVLVMDLLGPSLEDLFNFCARRFTTKTVLMLADQTISRIEYVHCKNFIHRDIKPDNFLMGIGRHCNKIFLIDFGLAKKFRDSRTRMHIRYREDKNLTGTARYASINAHLGIEQSRRDDMESLGYVLMYFNRGCLPWQGLKAATKKQKYEKISEKKMSTPVEVLCKGFPAEFGMYLNYCRGLRFDEAPDYMYLRQLFRILFRTLNHQYDYTFDWTILKQKAATLSSNITTGTQAQTSQGVTQQAVTNRDSADNKTSYKPIITNSKISKISASHLSKSK